The Pan paniscus chromosome 1, NHGRI_mPanPan1-v2.0_pri, whole genome shotgun sequence genome has a segment encoding these proteins:
- the LOC117977176 gene encoding zinc finger CCCH domain-containing protein 11C has product MPNQGEDCYFFFYSTCTKGDSCPFRHCEAALGNETVCTLWQEGRCFRRVCRFRHMEMDKKRSEIPCYWENQPTGCQKLNCAFHHNRGRYVDGLFLPPSKSVLPTVPDSPEEEVKASHLSVQQNKLSVQSNPSPQLRSVMKVESSENVPSPKHPAVVINAADDDEDDDDQFSEEGDETKTPTLQPTPEVHNGLRVTSVRKPAVNIKQGECLHFGIKTLEEIKSKKTKEKSEEQGEGSSGVSSLLLHPEPVPGPKKENVGTVVRTVTLSTKQGEEPLVRLGLTERLGKRKFSTGGDSDPPLKRSLAQRLGKKVEAPETNTDETPKKAQVSKSLKERLGMSADPNNEDATDKVNKVGEIHVKTLEEMLLERASQKHGESQTKLKTEGPSKTDDSTSGARSSSTIRIKTFSEVLAEEEHRQQEAERQKSKKDTTCIKLKTDSEIKKTVVLPPIVASKGQSEEPAGKTKSMQEVHMKTLEEIKLEKALRVQQSSESSTSSPSQHEATPGARLLLRITERTWRKEEKNLQKGHEVDFQSSIRIEGTEASVETTGVDITKIQVKRWETMREMRMQKQQEREKSVLTPLQGDVASCNTQVAEKRVLTAGPGITWHLTKQLPTKSSQKVEVETSGIGHSLLNVKCAAQTLETRGKAEPKVNVKQSVVKVVSSPKLAPKRKAVEMHPAVTAAVKPLSSSSVLQEPPAKKAAVAVVPLVSEDKSVTVPEAENPRDSLVLPPTQSSSDSSPPEVSGPSSSQMSMKIRLLSSASTGKPPLSVEDDFEKLTWEISGGKLEAEIDLDPGKDEDDLPLEL; this is encoded by the coding sequence ATGCCTAATCAAGGAGAagactgctatttttttttctattctacatGTACCAAAGGTGACAGCTGCCCATTCCGTCACTGTGAAGCTGCACTAGGAAATGAAACTGTTTGCACATTATGGCAAGAAGGGCGCTGTTTTCGACGGGTGTGCAGGTTTCGGCACATGGAGATGGATAAAAAACGCAGTGAAATTCCTTGTTATTGGGAAAATCAGCCAACAGGATGTCAAAAATTAAACTGCGCTTTCCATCACAATAGAGGACGATATGTTGATGGCCTTTTCCTACCTCCGAGCAAAAGTGTGTTGCCCACTGTGCCTGACTCACCAGAAGAGGAAGTGAAGGCTAGCCATCTTTCAGTTCAGCAGAACAAATTGTCTGTCCAGTCCAATCCTTCCCCTCAGCTGCGGAGCGTTATGAAAGTAGAAAGTTCCGAAAATGTTCCTAGCCCCAAGCATCCAGCAGTTGTAATTAATGCTgcagatgatgatgaagatgatgatgatcagTTTTCTGAGGAAGGTGATGAAACCAAAACACCTACCCTGCAACCAACTCCTGAAGTTCACAATGGATTACGAGTGACTTCTGTCCGGAAACCTGCAGTCAATATAAAGCAAGGTGAATGTTTGCATTTTGGAATAAAAACTCTTGAGGAAATTAAGTCAAAGAAAACGAAGGAAAAATCTGAGGAGCAAGGCGAGGGTTCTTCAGGAGTTTCCAGTCTTTTACTCCACCCTGAGCCTGTTCCAGgtcctaaaaaagaaaatgtcggGACTGTGGTGAGGACAGTAACTCTCTCCACCAAACAAGGAGAAGAACCCTTGGTTAGATTGGGTCTTACTGAGAGACTGGGGAAACGAAAATTTTCGACAGGCGGTGACAGTGATCCTCCATTAAAGCGTAGCCTGGCACAGAGGCTAGGGAAGAAAGTTGAAGCTCCAGAAACTAACACTGACGAAACACCAAAGAAAGCTCAAGTTTCCAAGTCTCTTAAGGAGCGATTAGGCATGTCAGCTGATCCAAATAATGAGGATGCAACAGATAAAGTTAATAAAGTTGGTGAGATCCATGTGAAGACATTAGAAGAAATGCTTCTTGAAAGAGCCAGTCAGAAACATGGGGAATCGCAAACTAAACTCAAGACAGAAGGACCTTCAAAAACTGATGATTCTACTTCAGGAGCAAGAAGCTCCTCCACTATCCGTATCAAAACCTTCTCTGAGGTCCTGGCTGAAGAAGAACATAGGCAGCAGGAAGCAGagagacaaaaaagcaaaaaggatacAACTTGCATCAAGCTAAAGACTgatagtgaaattaaaaaaacagtagtTTTGCCACCCATTGTTGCCAGCAAAGGACAATCAGAGGAGCCTGCAGGTAAAACAAAGTCCATGCAGGAGGTGCACATGAAGACGCTGGAAGAAATTAAACTGGAGAAGGCACTGAGGGTGCAGCAGAGCTCTGAGAGCAGCACCAGCTCCCCGTCTCAACATGAGGCCACTCCAGGGGCAAGGTTGCTGCTGCGAATCACCGAAAGAAcatggaggaaagaagagaagaaccTTCAGAAAGGACATGAAGTTGATTTTCAGAGCAGTATTAGAATAGAAGGTACAGAGGCTTCAGTTGAGACCACAGGAGTTGACATCACTAAAATTCAAGTCAAGAGATGGGAGACCATGAGAGAGATGCGCATGCAGAAACAGCAGGAGAGGGAAAAATCAGTCTTGACACCTCTTCAGGGAGATGTAGCCTCTTGCAATACCCAAGTGGCAGAGAAACGAGTGCTCACTGCTGGGCCAGGAATCACATGGCACCTGACCAAGCAGCTTCCCACAAAGTcatcccagaaggtggaggtagaAACCTCAGGGATTGGACACTCATTATTGAATGTGAAATGTGCAGCACAGACCTTGGAAACAAGGGGTAAAGCTGAACCCAAAGTGAACGTGAAGCAATCTGTGGTTAAAGTTGTGTCATCCCCCAAATTGGCCCCAAAACGTAAGGCAGTGGAAATGCACCCTGCTGTCACTGCCGCTGTGAAGCCACTCAGCTCCAGCAGCGTCCTACAGGAACCCCCAGCCAAAAAGGCAGCTGTGGCTGTTGTCCCGCTTGTCTCTGAGGACAAATCAGTCACTGTGCCTGAAGCAGAAAATCCTAGAGACAGTCTTGTGCTGCCTCCAACCCAGTCCTCTTCAGATTCCTCACCCCCGGAGGTGTCTGGCCCTTCCTCATCCCAAATGAGCATGAAAATTCGCCTACTCAGCTCTGCCTCAACAGGAAAGCCCCCACTCTCTGTGGAGGATGATTTTGAGAAACTAACGTGGGAGATTTCAGGAGGCAAATTGGAAGCTGAGATTGACCTGGATCCTGGGAAAGATGAAGATGACCTTCCGCTTGAGCTATGA